Proteins from a single region of Geothrix sp. PMB-07:
- the galU gene encoding UTP--glucose-1-phosphate uridylyltransferase GalU: MKTLRKAVIPVAGLGTRFLPATKAQPKEMLPLVDTPVIQYVVEEAIRAGVESLVLVTGRGKAAIENHFDVSFELEDTLRRRGKQEDLDLIQGISHLAQFAYVRQGEPLGLGHAVLCARHAVGDESFALLLGDDVFDERDSALDALIAAYHATGKSVVGVQEVPLDHVSRYGIVNAPMNPGDAWDVTTIVEKPDPAHAPSRWAVVGRYVLEPRVFDHLAALEPGVGGEYQLTDSLAELAREGRLVAAPIPAKRFDTGNKLDYLKANVEFALKRDDLHDDFATYLKELARDL; this comes from the coding sequence ATGAAGACCCTTCGCAAGGCCGTCATCCCCGTCGCGGGCCTGGGCACCCGCTTCTTGCCGGCCACCAAGGCGCAACCCAAGGAAATGCTGCCCTTGGTCGATACCCCGGTGATCCAGTACGTGGTCGAAGAAGCCATCCGGGCCGGCGTGGAAAGCCTTGTGCTGGTCACCGGTCGCGGCAAGGCGGCCATCGAAAACCATTTCGACGTCTCCTTCGAGTTGGAAGACACCCTGCGCCGCCGCGGCAAGCAGGAGGATCTCGATCTGATCCAGGGCATCAGCCACCTCGCCCAGTTCGCCTATGTGCGCCAAGGCGAACCGCTCGGCCTGGGCCACGCAGTGCTCTGCGCGCGCCACGCTGTGGGTGATGAGTCCTTCGCACTGCTGCTGGGCGATGATGTCTTCGACGAACGCGATTCCGCGCTTGACGCGCTCATCGCGGCCTACCACGCCACTGGCAAATCAGTGGTGGGTGTCCAGGAAGTCCCCCTCGATCATGTCTCCCGCTATGGCATCGTCAACGCACCGATGAACCCGGGCGATGCCTGGGATGTGACAACCATTGTCGAAAAGCCTGACCCTGCTCATGCACCCAGCCGATGGGCGGTGGTGGGCCGCTACGTGCTAGAGCCCCGAGTGTTCGACCACCTTGCGGCGCTCGAACCCGGCGTAGGTGGCGAATACCAGCTCACCGATTCCCTGGCGGAGCTGGCCCGGGAAGGCAGGCTGGTGGCGGCGCCCATCCCCGCCAAGCGCTTCGACACCGGCAACAAGCTGGACTACCTGAAGGCCAACGTGGAGTTCGCCCTGAAGCGGGACGATCTCCACGACGACTTCGCCACCTACCTGAAAGAGCTGGCTCGCGATCTTTAG
- a CDS encoding cation-translocating P-type ATPase, translating into MSLQTYAVTGMTCASCVRHVEKALQGTPGVSAASVNLAMATVSVEGTASFEIMALQVEDAGYGLLRMESERPKGEDLAPARRRMILALGLTAPMLAMMIPGVSLHLPGWLQLLLATPVVFGAGLGFFQRALRQARHGQASMDTLIALGSAVAWAFALGEWWHGAHHLSFETASALVAFLLTGKYLEARAKSKATDALKALLDLAPPTALRLQPDGSALEVPVAALHPGDRVRVLPGQAVPADGRICAGQAEVDESMLTGEPLPIAKGLGDALVAGAVVYGSALELEIQAVGADTQLARMAAMVAQAQGSKAPAQDLADRISAVFVPVILLLAVMTFVGWWWLGGGWAHAWRPAVTLLVIACPCALGLATPVAVMVGIGSAARKGVLVRDAAALEALGQATDLVFDKTGTLTEGRPRVRRVMTVGDMPEADLLQVAASLERDSEHPIARGIGAAHAGTLLEVKGFRAFPGGGISGTVTGRAWRLGNAAFLGLFFPKVEADSTVVGLADERGLQGVFVLGDQLRAEAATVVGALKARGLRLHLLTGDREEPARMMAEAAGITKVVAGVRPEGKLAHLKALQANGAVVGFVGDGVNDAPPLAQADCGIAMGSGGGDRGTAAAMAAAPLVLMRSGLESILAARDLAIRMHRVIRQNLGWAFGYNLMLVPLAALGQLERFGGPMLAGVAMGLSSLTVVLNALRLRR; encoded by the coding sequence GTGAGCCTACAAACCTACGCCGTGACGGGCATGACCTGCGCCTCCTGCGTGCGGCACGTGGAGAAGGCCCTGCAAGGGACTCCCGGCGTGTCTGCGGCTTCGGTGAATTTGGCCATGGCCACGGTGTCCGTGGAGGGAACGGCATCCTTTGAGATCATGGCGCTACAGGTGGAAGATGCGGGATACGGCCTGCTTCGGATGGAATCCGAGCGGCCCAAGGGTGAGGATCTCGCCCCGGCGCGAAGGCGGATGATCCTCGCCTTGGGACTGACTGCACCCATGCTCGCCATGATGATTCCTGGGGTGAGCTTGCACCTTCCTGGGTGGCTGCAGCTGCTTCTGGCCACACCGGTGGTGTTCGGCGCGGGACTTGGCTTCTTCCAACGGGCCCTCCGCCAGGCGCGCCACGGTCAGGCTTCCATGGACACCCTGATCGCGCTGGGATCCGCCGTAGCTTGGGCCTTCGCCCTGGGTGAGTGGTGGCACGGCGCCCACCACCTCAGTTTCGAGACTGCCTCGGCGCTGGTGGCCTTCCTGCTCACGGGCAAGTATCTGGAGGCCCGTGCCAAGTCCAAAGCCACCGACGCGCTCAAAGCCCTGCTGGATTTGGCCCCGCCCACGGCCCTGCGCCTGCAGCCGGACGGCTCTGCGCTGGAAGTTCCGGTGGCCGCGCTGCACCCGGGCGATCGGGTGCGGGTGCTGCCGGGCCAGGCGGTTCCTGCGGATGGGCGCATCTGCGCGGGCCAGGCGGAAGTGGACGAATCCATGCTCACGGGCGAGCCTCTACCCATAGCCAAAGGATTGGGTGATGCCCTGGTGGCCGGGGCCGTGGTGTACGGATCGGCGTTGGAATTGGAGATCCAGGCGGTGGGCGCGGATACGCAACTGGCCCGCATGGCGGCCATGGTGGCTCAGGCCCAGGGTTCCAAGGCCCCGGCGCAGGATCTGGCGGATCGCATCAGCGCCGTGTTTGTGCCCGTGATCCTCCTGCTGGCGGTGATGACGTTCGTGGGTTGGTGGTGGCTGGGCGGGGGTTGGGCCCATGCCTGGCGGCCCGCCGTGACGCTGTTGGTGATTGCCTGTCCTTGTGCACTCGGGTTGGCGACCCCGGTGGCCGTCATGGTGGGCATTGGCTCGGCCGCCCGGAAAGGTGTGCTGGTGAGGGATGCTGCGGCTCTGGAGGCCTTGGGCCAAGCGACGGACCTGGTCTTCGATAAGACGGGCACCTTGACCGAGGGGCGGCCAAGGGTGAGGCGAGTAATGACGGTGGGAGACATGCCCGAGGCAGATCTGCTGCAAGTGGCGGCCAGCCTCGAACGGGATTCGGAGCATCCCATCGCCCGGGGGATCGGCGCGGCGCATGCCGGAACGCTGCTTGAGGTGAAAGGCTTCCGCGCCTTCCCTGGTGGCGGCATATCTGGAACCGTCACGGGTCGTGCCTGGCGCTTGGGGAATGCGGCCTTCCTGGGACTCTTCTTTCCGAAGGTGGAAGCGGACAGCACCGTGGTGGGGCTGGCCGATGAACGGGGGTTGCAAGGGGTCTTCGTGCTGGGCGACCAGTTGAGGGCTGAGGCTGCGACGGTGGTTGGGGCCCTGAAGGCGCGGGGCCTCCGGCTGCATCTGCTCACGGGCGATCGCGAAGAGCCCGCCCGGATGATGGCGGAGGCTGCGGGTATCACGAAAGTCGTGGCGGGTGTGCGCCCCGAGGGAAAACTGGCGCACTTGAAAGCGCTTCAGGCCAACGGGGCGGTGGTTGGGTTTGTGGGGGATGGAGTCAACGATGCGCCCCCATTGGCACAGGCGGATTGCGGCATCGCCATGGGTTCGGGCGGCGGGGACCGGGGCACGGCTGCGGCCATGGCTGCGGCGCCATTGGTGCTTATGCGCTCGGGCCTTGAGTCCATCCTGGCGGCACGGGATCTGGCCATACGGATGCACCGCGTGATTCGCCAGAACCTGGGCTGGGCCTTCGGCTACAACCTGATGCTGGTGCCTCTGGCGGCTCTGGGCCAACTGGAGCGCTTTGGGGGCCCCATGCTGGCAGGGGTGGCGATGGGGCTGAGTTCCCTCACCGTCGTGCTGAATGCTCTTCGCTTGAGACGCTAA
- a CDS encoding heavy-metal-associated domain-containing protein, with translation MDTKTYRVNGMTCGGCVKHVEKALRAVPGVVAVTVDLAKGTAAVEGTASMEALAARVAEAGYDLVGTV, from the coding sequence ATGGATACCAAGACCTATCGTGTGAATGGCATGACCTGCGGCGGCTGCGTCAAGCATGTGGAAAAGGCTCTCCGGGCCGTGCCCGGCGTGGTGGCCGTGACCGTGGATCTGGCCAAGGGCACGGCTGCGGTGGAAGGCACCGCCTCCATGGAAGCCCTGGCCGCCCGAGTGGCGGAAGCAGGCTACGACCTGGTCGGAACCGTTTGA
- a CDS encoding MerR family transcriptional regulator yields MAHPVEALSKPAGRMLKIGQLAERSGLTIRNLRFYADAGVFGDLPRSLKGYRLFPPEAIHWVGILRAAQAAGFSLEEIQELLKTLRQNQVPCGQVREALGGKLSALEAKLEEIKVLVDILRAALGTPDGQSSPVGCNIMETLLSEASRLPKFSETKH; encoded by the coding sequence ATGGCACATCCAGTCGAAGCGCTTTCTAAGCCCGCCGGCCGGATGCTGAAGATCGGCCAACTGGCGGAACGCTCCGGCCTGACCATCCGCAACCTGCGGTTCTATGCGGATGCCGGCGTGTTTGGCGACCTGCCCCGCTCCCTCAAGGGTTACCGGCTCTTCCCGCCTGAGGCCATCCACTGGGTGGGGATCCTCCGAGCGGCCCAGGCCGCAGGCTTCAGCCTGGAGGAGATCCAGGAGCTGCTGAAGACCCTTCGCCAGAACCAGGTCCCCTGCGGCCAGGTACGCGAGGCCCTGGGTGGGAAGCTGAGCGCCCTGGAGGCCAAGCTGGAGGAGATCAAAGTGCTGGTTGACATCCTGCGGGCTGCCCTCGGCACCCCGGACGGACAGAGCAGTCCCGTGGGCTGCAACATCATGGAAACCCTGCTGTCGGAGGCCTCGCGCCTGCCGAAGTTTTCAGAAACCAAGCACTGA
- the mnmG gene encoding tRNA uridine-5-carboxymethylaminomethyl(34) synthesis enzyme MnmG produces the protein MVVIGGGHAGIEAAYIAARMGMATSLLTMNLDQIGQMSCNPSIGGVGKGHMVRELDALGGAMGRLIDATGIHFRILNESRGVAVRGPRAQADKVKYRIAARSLLEHTPNLRLRQGTAAGLLWEEGTRGLKGVELLDGSILPCDAVVVTSGTFLNGRILIGEKRLEAGRAGEPASTHLAEQLRALGLRHRRLKTGTSPRLAKGSIDFTRLEEQPGDQPPRPFSFFSTGIPQPQVPCHIVHTTRETEAIVRENLPKSSLYGGHIEGVGPRYCPSIEDKFVKFPDKGRHQIFVEPESLETEEIYLAGLSTSMPPEVQLRMVRSLPGFEAAEILRPGYAIEYDSFDPLQLQRDLSVEGLEGVWFAGQINGTTGYEEAAGQGVLAGINAVRWLRVQEPIVLGREQAYMGVMVDDLVTKGTDEPYRMLTARAEHRLGLACDLADGRLLPVARAVGALSAGELAQVEARAQRRERLKAQCEEAWVTQTSPFGPIAAGAGIRLEAGLSLSELFRRQQIGTVEADACLAQLEGWDLQQSGWSPATERDLLLFDLRYAPYREREARLLEGQRAWDHVRIPSDLRVEHLQGISREVLEKLALHRPETLGQASRIPGITPAAVTILHLLIHRSHHSATQGENHP, from the coding sequence GTGGTGGTGATTGGCGGAGGACATGCCGGAATCGAAGCTGCGTACATCGCGGCCCGCATGGGCATGGCCACTTCCCTGCTCACCATGAACCTGGATCAGATTGGCCAGATGAGCTGCAACCCCAGCATCGGCGGGGTGGGCAAGGGCCACATGGTGCGCGAGCTCGATGCCCTGGGCGGCGCCATGGGTCGACTCATCGACGCCACTGGCATCCATTTCCGCATCCTCAACGAAAGCCGTGGCGTGGCTGTGCGCGGCCCCCGGGCCCAGGCGGACAAGGTGAAGTACCGCATCGCCGCCCGCAGCCTGCTGGAGCACACGCCCAACTTGCGGCTTCGTCAGGGCACCGCCGCAGGCCTGCTATGGGAAGAAGGCACCCGGGGCCTGAAGGGGGTTGAGCTGCTGGATGGCTCCATCCTTCCCTGCGATGCCGTGGTGGTCACCAGTGGCACCTTCCTCAATGGGCGCATCCTCATTGGTGAGAAGCGTCTGGAGGCGGGCCGCGCGGGCGAACCGGCCAGCACGCATCTGGCGGAGCAGTTGCGGGCCCTGGGCCTGCGGCACCGTCGGCTGAAGACGGGCACCAGCCCGCGCCTGGCCAAGGGCTCCATCGACTTCACGCGCCTGGAGGAACAACCCGGCGATCAGCCACCCCGCCCCTTCAGCTTCTTCAGCACCGGCATCCCCCAGCCCCAGGTGCCCTGCCACATCGTGCACACCACGCGGGAAACCGAGGCCATCGTGCGGGAGAATCTTCCCAAGTCGAGCCTCTACGGCGGGCACATCGAAGGCGTGGGCCCCCGCTATTGCCCCTCCATCGAAGACAAGTTCGTGAAGTTCCCGGACAAGGGCCGCCATCAGATCTTCGTGGAGCCTGAAAGCCTTGAGACCGAGGAGATCTACCTGGCGGGGCTTTCCACCTCCATGCCGCCGGAAGTGCAGCTGCGCATGGTGCGGAGCCTCCCGGGTTTCGAGGCGGCCGAGATCCTGCGTCCCGGCTACGCCATCGAGTACGACAGCTTCGACCCTTTGCAACTCCAACGCGACCTCTCGGTGGAGGGTCTGGAGGGCGTCTGGTTCGCGGGCCAGATCAACGGCACCACCGGCTACGAAGAGGCGGCGGGCCAGGGCGTCCTGGCTGGCATCAATGCCGTGCGCTGGCTGCGCGTGCAGGAGCCCATCGTGCTGGGTCGGGAACAAGCCTATATGGGCGTGATGGTGGATGACCTCGTCACCAAGGGCACCGACGAGCCCTACCGCATGCTCACGGCCCGGGCAGAACATCGGCTGGGCCTGGCTTGCGATCTGGCGGATGGCCGGTTGCTTCCCGTCGCGCGGGCGGTGGGCGCGCTATCGGCGGGCGAACTGGCCCAGGTGGAGGCCCGGGCTCAGCGGCGGGAGCGCCTGAAAGCTCAGTGCGAGGAGGCCTGGGTCACCCAGACCAGCCCCTTCGGACCCATCGCGGCCGGCGCGGGCATCCGCCTGGAGGCGGGCCTGAGCCTCTCCGAGCTGTTCCGTCGCCAGCAGATCGGTACGGTCGAGGCCGATGCCTGCCTGGCGCAGTTGGAAGGCTGGGATCTGCAGCAGTCGGGCTGGAGCCCCGCCACGGAGCGCGATCTGCTGCTCTTCGACCTCCGTTACGCCCCCTACCGCGAACGCGAAGCTCGGCTGCTTGAAGGCCAGCGTGCCTGGGACCATGTGCGGATTCCTTCGGACCTGCGGGTGGAGCACCTCCAGGGCATTTCCCGAGAGGTGCTGGAAAAGCTGGCGCTGCACCGCCCCGAAACCCTGGGCCAGGCCAGTCGGATCCCCGGCATCACGCCCGCGGCGGTGACCATCCTTCACCTGCTCATCCACCGCTCCCACCATTCCGCCACCCAAGGTGAAAATCACCCTTGA
- the pssA gene encoding CDP-diacylglycerol--serine O-phosphatidyltransferase, producing the protein MRPRLSPEERRDRRRRAMRRSMFVLPSSITMASVFCGFSSVVMSINAAGATPERYFLWAAGLLVLAGVFDGLDGRVARATNTATEFGVQLDSLADVVSFGMAPAILAYRYAFFQLGIHDSNVRAAGWAACFVFTACGALRLARFNVQVGAVDSRYFVGLPIPAGAACVASVIIWHPTPPDTAGLAYSFAAGLFLVGLLMVSTIRFSSFKKRATSPRAAMVTNLSIVLLLALSILLRQRFFICFFAAYITLSLAMNLAWKAGWRGIEPPHDGVDDPDTVH; encoded by the coding sequence ATGCGACCCCGTCTGAGTCCCGAGGAACGCCGCGACCGTCGAAGGCGCGCCATGCGACGGTCCATGTTCGTGCTGCCCTCCAGCATCACCATGGCCTCCGTCTTCTGCGGCTTCTCCAGTGTGGTCATGTCCATCAATGCCGCCGGGGCCACACCGGAACGCTACTTCCTGTGGGCCGCGGGCCTCCTGGTATTGGCAGGGGTCTTTGATGGCCTCGACGGCCGCGTGGCCCGCGCCACCAACACCGCCACGGAATTCGGCGTGCAGCTGGACAGCCTGGCGGACGTGGTGAGCTTCGGCATGGCCCCGGCCATCCTCGCCTACCGTTATGCCTTCTTCCAGCTGGGCATCCACGATTCCAACGTCCGCGCCGCGGGTTGGGCCGCCTGTTTCGTCTTCACCGCCTGTGGGGCGCTGCGACTGGCCCGCTTCAACGTGCAAGTCGGGGCCGTGGACTCCCGCTATTTCGTGGGCCTGCCCATTCCCGCCGGTGCCGCCTGCGTGGCCTCGGTGATCATCTGGCACCCCACACCACCCGACACCGCTGGGCTGGCTTATTCCTTCGCTGCTGGGCTCTTCCTTGTGGGCCTGTTGATGGTGTCCACCATTCGCTTCTCCAGTTTCAAGAAGCGCGCCACCAGCCCCCGCGCGGCCATGGTGACCAACCTGAGCATCGTGCTGCTGCTGGCCCTGTCCATCCTGCTGCGACAGCGCTTCTTCATTTGTTTCTTTGCCGCCTACATCACGCTGAGCCTGGCCATGAACCTGGCTTGGAAGGCCGGCTGGCGGGGCATCGAACCGCCCCATGACGGCGTCGACGATCCTGATACGGTGCACTGA
- a CDS encoding ABC transporter ATP-binding protein — protein sequence MAVLEARGVGKRFEARWVLRGLDLDLEVGERVALLGPSGCGKTTFLNLLGGLDRPDEGTILLDRERLHDADPARLAELRRSRLGTIFQFFHLIPTLTAEENLELPLRMLGWPEGRILERRRELIEAVGLAHRAEAWPSELSGGEMQRVAVARALAARPAVLLADEPTGNLDRASGQAVLDLLAELTEQQGSALIMVTHSESAARICHRVLRMEDGRILVGAP from the coding sequence ATGGCAGTTCTTGAAGCACGGGGCGTGGGCAAACGCTTCGAAGCACGCTGGGTGCTGCGAGGCCTGGATCTCGACCTGGAGGTTGGCGAGCGCGTGGCACTCCTGGGCCCCTCCGGCTGCGGCAAAACCACCTTCCTGAACCTGCTGGGTGGCCTCGACCGCCCGGACGAAGGCACCATCCTCCTCGACCGTGAAAGGCTGCATGACGCCGACCCCGCGCGGCTCGCGGAGCTGCGGCGCTCGCGCCTGGGCACCATCTTCCAGTTCTTCCACCTCATCCCCACCCTCACGGCCGAGGAAAACCTGGAACTGCCGCTGCGGATGCTGGGCTGGCCCGAAGGGCGGATTCTTGAACGGCGCCGCGAACTCATCGAGGCCGTGGGCTTGGCCCATCGGGCCGAGGCCTGGCCTTCGGAGTTGTCCGGCGGCGAGATGCAACGGGTCGCCGTGGCCCGGGCCCTGGCGGCACGGCCGGCGGTGCTGCTGGCCGACGAGCCCACCGGCAACCTGGATCGCGCCTCGGGCCAGGCCGTTCTCGACCTGCTGGCCGAGCTCACGGAACAGCAGGGCTCGGCCCTGATCATGGTCACGCACTCCGAATCCGCTGCCCGCATCTGCCATCGGGTTCTGCGCATGGAAGACGGCCGCATCCTCGTCGGCGCGCCTTGA
- a CDS encoding ABC transporter permease, whose protein sequence is MNWLVRRLVLRALLREWGRALLTLAAVALGVAVFLSIRLANRAAVASFEQFTQGVGQGSDLVMRADAGPLRESLLPGLRPLTEWGWMRPVIEGSFARTGTLEAFQLMGLDLVGIGSARDEAASSDQAQVSTDGTAAFYTVIQDPHAVLITAALAAEGLRPGDVLEGYVQDRPVRLRAAGVLPERPNQPRLQRNLLVMDLPAAQKALGREGELDRLEWGLRPGARLEDLEAAARRLLPPGLALEPPEQRAESGRTMTAAFRFNLTILSLIALAVGAYLLFQAFDASVNRRRETWATLRALGQSPSGVLGLVLGEAALLGLLGSLLGLGLGWLLAQVSVRAVSQTVNALYGASAARSAALHGGESALAIAAGLLACLLAAWIPARRAAGTPPVQLLARDGGPAPLRWGLLGLSGGLALLLGLAFAYGVHPSPGVAWHAYLGSAFALLGGSLLAVALMPLLGQPGHGTRRWRLRLALRPLRRPTGRHGFAAAALAVAVGMATGMGVMVESFERTVLVWIGSSLRADLYVAPLGAAGAGTQHRLSGETAEAVAADPAVAAADRFQMLPISFRGRPTFLGAGDMGIQAARGGLILAAGGPFPGPLLAMRNGGLRDPGALVSETFARHFGVKVGEVLDLPVPGGTRSVTVRGVLADYGNERGSLILDRPVFLAWFGDARVASLALYLRPGETAELVAARLRRDHPALQVRSNGALRAQVTTIFRQTFALTYALEAIGLLVAVLGLGQGLTGLALARRGEIWSLRALGATRADLTLILMLEGLGVALAGLLAGLGLGLILARILVDVLNPQVFGWTLSFSIPWPFLGLISTATVAAALLVLAPTARWGSRLGADREVEEGA, encoded by the coding sequence TTGAACTGGCTGGTCCGGCGTCTCGTGCTGCGCGCCCTCCTGCGCGAGTGGGGACGGGCCCTGCTCACCCTGGCCGCCGTGGCCCTGGGCGTGGCGGTGTTCCTCTCCATCCGCCTGGCCAATCGAGCGGCCGTGGCCAGCTTCGAGCAGTTCACGCAAGGGGTGGGGCAGGGCTCGGATCTGGTGATGCGCGCCGATGCTGGCCCGCTGCGGGAATCGCTCCTGCCCGGGCTGCGGCCCCTGACAGAATGGGGGTGGATGCGGCCGGTGATTGAAGGCAGCTTCGCCCGAACTGGCACCCTGGAGGCCTTCCAGCTGATGGGCCTGGATCTGGTGGGAATCGGAAGTGCCCGCGACGAGGCGGCCAGCAGCGATCAAGCCCAGGTTTCAACCGACGGAACGGCTGCGTTCTACACCGTGATCCAGGATCCGCATGCGGTGCTCATCACTGCGGCCCTGGCTGCCGAAGGGTTGCGGCCCGGCGACGTTCTGGAGGGCTACGTCCAGGACCGTCCCGTGCGACTGCGCGCGGCAGGCGTGCTGCCCGAGCGGCCCAACCAGCCCCGGCTGCAGCGGAACCTCCTGGTCATGGACTTGCCCGCGGCCCAGAAGGCGCTCGGGCGGGAAGGCGAGCTGGATCGCCTTGAATGGGGCCTCCGCCCTGGGGCGCGCCTGGAGGATCTGGAGGCCGCAGCCCGCCGCCTGCTGCCACCGGGACTGGCCCTGGAACCGCCGGAACAAAGGGCCGAAAGCGGGCGGACCATGACCGCGGCCTTCCGCTTCAACCTCACCATCCTCAGCCTCATCGCCCTGGCCGTGGGGGCCTACCTGCTCTTCCAGGCCTTCGATGCCTCCGTGAACCGGCGGCGGGAAACCTGGGCCACGCTGCGGGCCCTGGGCCAGTCGCCCTCCGGCGTCCTGGGCCTGGTGCTGGGGGAGGCGGCCCTGCTCGGCCTGCTGGGCAGCCTGCTGGGCCTCGGCCTGGGCTGGCTGTTGGCCCAGGTCAGTGTCCGCGCCGTCAGCCAGACCGTGAACGCCCTGTATGGCGCCAGCGCCGCCCGCAGCGCCGCCCTGCATGGCGGTGAATCCGCCCTGGCCATCGCGGCCGGGCTGCTGGCCTGCCTCCTGGCGGCTTGGATTCCCGCGCGGAGGGCGGCGGGAACTCCGCCGGTCCAGCTTTTGGCCCGTGACGGCGGACCCGCCCCCCTGCGCTGGGGCCTGCTGGGCCTCAGCGGCGGCCTGGCCCTGCTGCTCGGCCTCGCCTTCGCCTATGGGGTTCATCCCTCTCCCGGCGTGGCCTGGCATGCCTATCTCGGTTCGGCCTTCGCCTTGCTGGGAGGCTCCCTTTTGGCCGTGGCACTCATGCCCCTGCTGGGTCAGCCGGGACACGGGACTCGCCGCTGGCGGTTGCGCTTGGCGCTGCGCCCCCTCCGCCGTCCCACGGGTCGGCACGGTTTCGCCGCCGCCGCCCTGGCCGTGGCGGTGGGCATGGCCACGGGCATGGGCGTCATGGTGGAGAGCTTTGAACGCACGGTGCTGGTCTGGATCGGCAGCAGCCTCCGGGCTGATCTCTATGTGGCTCCCTTGGGGGCCGCCGGGGCGGGCACCCAGCACCGCCTGAGCGGCGAAACCGCCGAGGCGGTGGCCGCCGATCCCGCTGTGGCAGCCGCCGACCGGTTCCAGATGCTGCCCATTTCCTTTCGCGGACGTCCCACCTTCCTGGGGGCTGGGGACATGGGCATCCAGGCCGCCCGGGGCGGGCTGATCCTGGCAGCCGGGGGGCCTTTTCCAGGGCCCCTTCTCGCCATGCGGAACGGCGGGCTGCGCGATCCCGGCGCACTCGTATCGGAAACCTTCGCCCGGCATTTCGGCGTCAAGGTGGGGGAAGTCCTGGATCTTCCTGTCCCCGGCGGCACCCGGTCCGTCACCGTCCGCGGCGTTCTCGCGGACTATGGCAACGAGCGGGGCAGCCTGATCCTGGATCGTCCGGTCTTTCTGGCCTGGTTCGGCGATGCGCGGGTGGCGAGCCTGGCGCTGTATCTGCGGCCTGGCGAAACCGCCGAACTGGTCGCCGCGAGGCTGCGGCGGGACCACCCGGCGCTGCAGGTGCGCAGCAATGGTGCGCTGCGGGCCCAGGTCACCACCATCTTCCGGCAGACCTTCGCCCTCACCTACGCCCTGGAAGCCATCGGCCTGCTGGTCGCCGTGCTGGGCCTTGGCCAAGGACTGACAGGCCTGGCCCTGGCCCGCCGCGGCGAGATCTGGTCCCTGCGGGCCCTGGGCGCCACCCGGGCCGACCTCACCCTCATCCTCATGCTGGAGGGTCTCGGCGTGGCGCTGGCAGGTTTGCTGGCCGGGCTGGGGCTCGGTCTGATCCTGGCGAGAATCCTCGTGGATGTACTCAACCCGCAGGTCTTCGGCTGGACCCTGAGCTTCTCGATCCCCTGGCCTTTCCTGGGCCTGATTTCGACCGCCACCGTGGCCGCCGCCCTGCTGGTACTGGCGCCCACGGCCCGGTGGGGCTCTCGCCTGGGTGCGGATCGGGAAGTGGAGGAGGGCGCATGA
- a CDS encoding lipocalin-like domain-containing protein: MKAILLTGLLGFAQVSGSGTPQAEPFAVAKSGYAFAFPRDHGSHPTFRTEWWYLTGHLWTQDASRRFGYQLTFFRQASPRTAWTGSGAWRSDQLHLAHAVLTDETSHRFLVDERLDRAGLLAGSAEDRLEVFQQDWRVEQRPSGQIHLRMTVRGAVLELDLNPATPPVIFGEQGVSRKGADPSAASHYITYPRLESRGQLRLPEGSALSVHGLGWMDHEFSSNQLDQGQVGWDWAGIQLRDGRSLMAYRLRRQDGSQDPFSTVTEVDVKGRILRSTHAFEMRGAGAWRSPKSGATYPIPLVLEAWGQRLTLVPVLTDQELRTGRSTGITYWEGACRVLDEANREAGQAYLELTGYAHSLKGRF, encoded by the coding sequence ATGAAGGCCATTCTGCTGACCGGGCTGTTGGGGTTCGCGCAAGTCTCCGGTTCAGGAACGCCCCAGGCGGAGCCGTTCGCCGTGGCCAAATCCGGCTACGCCTTCGCCTTTCCCAGGGATCACGGCAGCCATCCCACGTTCCGCACGGAATGGTGGTACCTCACCGGGCATCTCTGGACGCAGGACGCCAGCCGCCGTTTCGGGTACCAGCTCACCTTCTTCAGGCAAGCCTCTCCTCGGACGGCCTGGACCGGTTCCGGCGCCTGGCGCAGTGATCAGCTTCACCTGGCCCACGCGGTTCTCACCGATGAAACAAGCCATCGCTTTCTGGTGGATGAACGGCTTGATCGGGCCGGATTGCTGGCCGGATCTGCAGAGGATCGGCTGGAGGTGTTCCAGCAGGACTGGCGTGTGGAGCAGCGACCCTCGGGGCAGATCCATCTGCGCATGACGGTGCGGGGCGCGGTTCTGGAGCTCGATCTGAATCCCGCCACGCCGCCGGTGATCTTCGGCGAGCAGGGTGTCAGCCGCAAAGGGGCCGACCCCAGCGCCGCCAGCCACTACATCACCTATCCCCGCCTGGAGAGCCGCGGCCAGCTGCGCCTGCCGGAGGGGTCCGCCCTCTCAGTGCATGGCCTTGGCTGGATGGACCACGAGTTCAGCTCCAATCAACTCGATCAGGGGCAGGTGGGCTGGGACTGGGCGGGCATCCAGCTGCGGGATGGCCGCAGCCTCATGGCCTATCGCCTTAGGAGGCAGGATGGCAGCCAGGATCCCTTCTCCACGGTGACGGAAGTCGACGTCAAAGGCCGCATTCTCCGCAGCACCCATGCCTTCGAGATGCGCGGCGCGGGGGCTTGGCGCAGCCCGAAAAGTGGCGCGACCTACCCCATTCCTCTGGTGCTCGAAGCCTGGGGTCAGCGTCTCACGCTGGTGCCGGTCCTGACAGATCAGGAACTGCGGACCGGGCGCAGCACGGGCATCACCTACTGGGAGGGTGCCTGCCGGGTGCTGGATGAGGCCAACCGGGAGGCGGGCCAGGCCTACCTGGAACTCACGGGGTACGCGCATTCCCTCAAGGGAAGGTTCTGA